Proteins encoded by one window of Myripristis murdjan chromosome 1, fMyrMur1.1, whole genome shotgun sequence:
- the spag5 gene encoding sperm-associated antigen 5 isoform X1: protein MSSRKSSSNGDSLPPITCGERTPLRSLQNDILHLSTPSSRLKSRSLPDVDAMKMTKQRDVHFCGPDPNPQCPPSVNVTEASPPKFLDKMSTIDAAATEATFGFGDITFKSIVCAGGEVEISGSSMLAEHSIVLCQDQTTKNTYETEDSVISDSMIVQSCDAHIEHPYYNPERGASSVNIDSACLSEMSNTTLALWNLHDTHNVQVSTVTQNDLFGAKDVTFKSFNCDGGEVEVSDTTRLPEETIPLPEVQLEESLQCNSVNSSIFSDDCSQPCQVEHIDHPYYSGKNDVAPSVTHMSTFSETPDGVEKTADRLTDITFKSFTCTGGEIEVSDGTELADETIPLLMCQFANSSVSDSDSINLSTSAVDYNLQYNTDHLDHPYCHIENSISSQSGKLPVIQEPLPCCLDELNEAEQTSLLEAGGQTGREGDGICTGVEVGHSDAIKLSEKTSPLPKDQTVICQSLCNNSTSTRILQGDIPDHCEQSSCHLERDEVLLVTDPPGFSAPLLASTAIKAMKDVSLNCQVQETSTSKDSLLPEDLCLPSVCQGAESSDCRQLRAFEGNALPVAEQVHPQCDFNVPSRNDALESNEAKHSAVDSTGNAPVVSSSAEKPPTDNPSDVLKELSEFPSVAKSMQLKILSPFVRGNSLARVQAYRALDQFLAEDSALEDEKSLLAPANPDPTGLWPGVLESPMPCPLFNSTTLGTRDCDRPQPALVTEKAEDLDVKPCTMPLSEVEKAVLDRPLIPEGPLQQQLRQMAEFLIFASGRMDTAAVSVPAPPPPTHTVKSGDPLRTESHSVCVGTSPVKLVDHSLNTSGQFERKREFSVADNCTITDPLLWNVPPGSLECLPRPELEQRLRSSMIMVEALVQQLAAARTHGGPTAGPAPSDMREKLVQTDHTELNQTTMYRDLYMTALGRIRELEEDESSLQNLIQCMQDTRITMAALSCETDVALSSLKQIGDLVKEDHQSLATQYGHMKSLYERSKETQTRMMQKVKDTLQHREDMRHQMQEAFTAKEAAFSVMEQVRTHCAMQISELEESVGSHQELMAALTKAYPEQAALNKAYVETLNTVSDLLTKAMTDQTSLTEELHTVWGLLQRTAPVLLKLNEKAAAALTERDQHASARDHAVEEREQIKEDLNEANLSLQDAREQISDLNLQVTIMTSEMGVLRQKLSEGEEERAQLERKVTELSATVSSTLASYTFLEQALGAETTKLQQSWKDVQQAKDKADELEVSLDQSQQRVCELSEALAHREEQLNQLQALSHTQSTEIKQLQDVCTQLNGVQEMNEFLQMENELAREQVAESEKMLRANLQGLRERNIQCEDLKAALGQLQLENKALQVELESTSSRASATQLELGEKLAQAVTDVTLLHHTLRGLTNELHATLSDKKTDPAREKELQSVSSECHHPSSSFVDSIMVALTAERGEDMKTETPAGEDTPEPQCEGLFSEMSAFTRIAAITPKNDLKEVESEPQKQQNNVTELLADLGKTVSELVSTLKLVQQHKDAQLEVLHNTISGLQEEQQAAVSRHKAEVWELKDQLSRLNNQVQRGNVALQQKAQDEKAVTKLLTEVNDARELLNKHKTENNELFKEVSELRRALQQSQVEAQVLREELRKAGSQSATPAHFMDEKICLLKEVERLKGSLQEVEQARAKLLERAKRHQMIHQTNQQKMENELRILDNMIDTVRKTLLSVPEVVKNCEQLRHLVEYIG from the exons ATGTCTTCAAGGAAGTCAAGTTCAAACGGGGATAGCTTG CCTCCCATCACATGTGGAGAGCGCACCCCTCTGAGAAGTCTGCAGAATGATATCCTGCATCTCTCAACTCCCTCCTCCAGGCTCAAATCAAGATCACTGCCTGATGTTGACGCCATGAAAATGACAAAG CAGAGAGATGTTCATTTCTGTGGCCCAGACCCAAACCCTCAGTGCCCTCCATCAGTCAATGTGACAGAAGCCAGTCCTCCCAAATTTCTAGACAAAATGTCTACCATTGATGCAGCTGCTACTGAGGCAACTTTTGGATTTGGagacataacatttaaatccattGTCTGTGCCGGTGGGGAAGTTGAAATATCAGGCTCTTCGATGTTGGCAGAACATAGTATTGTTTTATGCCAGGATCAGACTACAAAGAACACTTATGAAACAGAAGATAGTGTCATCTCTGACAGCATGATTGTCCAGTCATGTGATGCTCACATCGAACATCCATATTATAATCCTGAAAGAGGTGCTTCCTCGGTTAACATCGATTCAGCATGTCTTAGTGAGATGTCAAACACGACACTGGCTTTGTGGAACTTACATGATACACATAATGTACAAGTTTCCACAGTTACTCAAAATGACTTGTTTGGAGCAAAAGATGTCACATTTAAATCCTTCAACTGTGATGGAGGTGAGGTGGAAGTGTCAGATACCACCAGACTACCAGAGGAGACTATTCCTCTGCCTGAGGTGCAACTTGAAGAGTCTTTACAATGCAACAGTGTGAATTCAAGCATTTTCTCTGATGACTGTAGCCAACCATGTCAAGTGGAACATATAGATCACCCTTACTATAGCGGTAAAAATGATGTGGCTCCCTCTGTCACCCACATGAGCACCTTCTCTGAGACTCCAGATGGTGTTGAAAAAACTGCTGATCGACTGACTGATATAACTTTCAAATCATTTACCTGCACTGGGGGTGAGATTGAAGTTTCAGATGGCACCGAACTTGCAGATGAGACTATTCCTCTGCTGATGTGCCAATTTGCAAACAGCAGTGTGTCAGACAGTGACAGTATAAACTTGAGCACTTCAGCTGTTGACTATAACCTGCAATACAACACTGACCATTTAGATCACCCCTACTGTCATATTGAAAACAGCATATCATCTCAAAGTGGCAAACTGCCTGTCATCCAGGAGCCATTACCCTGCTGCCTTGATGAGCTGAACGAGGCAGAACAAACTAGTCTGTTGGAAGCTGGTGGCCAGActggcagagagggagatggcATTTGTACAGGAGTTGAGGTCGGACATTCAGATGCCATCAAACTGTCAGAGAAGACTTCTCCTTTGCCAAAGGACCAAACTGTGATCTGCCAATCCCTGTGCAACAACAGTACATCCACTAGAATCCTACAGGGTGACATCCCAGATCACTGTGAACAATCCAGCTGCCATTTGGAAAGAGATGAAGTTTTGTTAGTCACTGACCCACCAGGTTTCAGTGCACCCCTGCTGGCTAGTACAGCTATTAAGGCAATGAAAGATGTCAGTTTAAACTGTCAAGTCCAGGAAACCTCAACCTCAAAGGATTCATTACTTCCTGAAGACCTCTGTCTGCCTTCAGTGTGTCAGGGAGCCGAGTCTTCTGACTGCAGGCAGCTTAGAGCTTTTGAAGGGAATGCCCTGCCTGTAGCAGAGCAGGTACATCCACAGTGTGACTTTAATGTGCCATCCAGGAATGACGCCCTAGAGTCCAATGAGGCAAAACATAGCGCAGTAGACTCAACTGGAAATGCACCAGTTGTTTCCAGCTCTGCAGAAAAGCCACCTACAGATAATCCCTCTGATGTTCTGAAAGAGCTTTCAGAATTTCCTTCAGTAGCAAAGTCTATGCAGCTTAAAATCCTCAGTCCATTTGTTAGAGGAAATTCTCTGGCCAGAGTGCAGGCTTATAGGGCATTGGATCAGTTTTTGGCTGAAGATTCTGCTCTGGAAGATGAAAAGAGCTTGCTGGCCCCTGCTAACCCGGACCCCACAGGGCTATGGCCTGGTGTCTTGGAAAGTCCCATGCCATGTCCACTGTTCAACTCTACAACACTGGGTACAAGAGACTGTGACAGGCCCCAGCCAGCCCTAGTCACAGAGAAAGCTGAGGATCTGGATGTGAAGCCCTGCACGATGCCTCTTTCTGAAGTGGAGAAAGCAGTTTTGGATAGGCCTTTGATTCCTGAGGGtcccctgcagcagcagctccgaCAAATGGCAGAGTTCCTCATTTTTGCATCAGGAAGGATGGATACTGCTGCCGTTTCTGTTCCTGCTCCACCACCGCCTACCCACACAGTCAAATCTGGGGATCCTCTTCGAACAGaatctcacagtgtgtgtgtgggtacctCTCCTGTGAAGCTGGTGGACCATAGTCTCAATACATCCGGCCAGtttgagaggaagagggagttCTCTGTGGCAGACAACTGTACCATCACCGACCCACTCCTATGGAA TGTACCCCCAGGCAGCCTGGAGTGCCTTCCCCGACCAGAGCTGGAGCAGAGGCTGAGATCCAGCATGATCATGGTGGAGGCTCTGGTGCAGCAGTTGGCTGCAGCCAGGACACATGGGGGACCCACTGCTGGCCCCGCGCCCTCAGACATGAGGGAAAAGCTTGTGCAGACAGACCACACCGAACTTAACCAG ACCACAATGTACCGGGACCTGTATATGACAGCTTTGGGCAGAATTCGTGAATTAGAGGAGGATGAAAGTTCTCTACAGAACCTCATTCAGTGTATGCAGGACACACGGATCACCATG GCTGCTTTGAGTTGTGAGACGGATGTAGCTCTCTCCAGCTTGAAGCAGATAGGGGACCTTGTCAAAGAGGACCACCAAAGTCTTGCTACTCAG TACGGTCACATGAAGTCCCTTTATGAGAGGTCAAAGGAAACACAGACAAGAATGATGCAAAAGGTCAAAGACACTCTTCAGCACAGAGAAGACATGAGGCACCAAATGCAAGAGGCCTTCACAGCCAAGGAAGCA GCCTTCAGTGTGATGGAGCAGGTGAGGACACACTGTGCCATGCAAATctcagagctggaggagagtgTGGGGTCTCACCAAGAACTCATGGCTGCCCTAACCAAGGCATACCCAGAACAG GCTGCATTAAACAAAGCCTATGTGGAAACACTCAACACAGTTTCTGATCTTTTGACCAAGGCCATGACTGATCAAACCAGTTTGACAGAAGAG CTCCACACAGTGTGGGGTCTTCTCCAGAGGACTGCTCCCGTGCTTCTGAAGCTGAATGAGaaggcagctgctgctctgacagAGCGGGACCAACATGCCTCTGCAAGAGACCACGCTgtagaggagagggagcag ATCAAAGAGGACCTGAATGAAGCTAACTTGAGTCTCCAAGATGCCAGAGAACAGATAAGCGACTTGAATCTACAGGTGACCATCATGACTTCAg AGATGGGTGTACTGCGTCAGAAGTtgagtgaaggagaggaagagcgggctcagctggagaggaaggTGACAGAACTGTCTGCCACAGTCTCCTCCACCCTGGCCTCCTACACCTTCCTGGAGCAGGCCCTCGGTGCAGAGACCACAAA GTTGCAGCAGTCATGGAAAGATGTCCAGCAAGCTAAAGACAAGGCAGACGA GCTGGAGGTGTCACTGGACCAGTCGCAGCAGCGTGTATGTGAGCTCAGCGAGGCTCTGGCCCACAGGGAAGAGCAGCTCAACCAGCTGCaggccctctctcacacacagagcaccGAGATCAAGCAGCTCCAGGATGTTTGCACACAGCTCAACGGTGTGCAGGAAATGAACGAG TTCTTGCAGATGGAGAATGAGCTTGCAAGGGAGCAGGTGGCCGAAAGCGAGAAAATGCTCAGGGCCAACCTGCAGGGGCTCAGGGAGAGGAACATCCAGTGTGAGGACCTAAAAGCAGCCCTCGGTCAACTTCA GCTGGAGAACAAAGCGTTGCAGGTAGAGCTGGAGTCAACAAGTTCCAGAGCCAGTGCCACCCAGCTGGAACTTGGAGAGAAGCTGGCTCAGGCAGTCACTGACGTCACCTTGCTGCACCACACACTGCGAGGACTAACCAATGAGCTCCATGCAACACTCAGTGACAAG AAAACAGATCCGGCCAGGGAAAAAGAGTTGCAGTCAGTCAGCTCTGAATGTCACCATCCATCCAGCTCCTTTGTAGACAGCATTATGGTTGCATTAACTGCtgagagaggggaagacatGAAAACAGAGACACCTGCTGGAGAAG ACACGCCTGAGCCCCAGTGTGAAGGTTTGTTCAGTGAGATGAGTGCCTTCACCCGTATTGCAGCCATCACCCCTAAAAACGACTTGAAGGAAGTTGAGTCTGAGCCACAAAAGCAGCAGAACAATGTGACGGAGCTGCTTGCTGACCTAGGCAAAACCGTATCTGAGCTTGTCTCGACCCTCAAATTGGTGCAACAACACAAGGATGCTCAGCTTGAAGTGCTACACAACACCAT TTCCGgtctgcaggaggagcagcaggctgCAGTTAGCAGACACAAGGCTGAGGTGTGGGAGCTTAAGGATCAGCTCAGTCGTCTGAACAACCAGGTACAGAGGGGCAACGTGGCACTGCAGCAGAAAGCTCAG GACGAGAAAGCAGTGACAAAATTGCTCACAGAAGTAAATGATGCCCGGGAGCTGCTAAATA
- the spag5 gene encoding sperm-associated antigen 5 isoform X2, translating to MSSRKSSSNGDSLPPITCGERTPLRSLQNDILHLSTPSSRLKSRSLPDVDAMKMTKRDVHFCGPDPNPQCPPSVNVTEASPPKFLDKMSTIDAAATEATFGFGDITFKSIVCAGGEVEISGSSMLAEHSIVLCQDQTTKNTYETEDSVISDSMIVQSCDAHIEHPYYNPERGASSVNIDSACLSEMSNTTLALWNLHDTHNVQVSTVTQNDLFGAKDVTFKSFNCDGGEVEVSDTTRLPEETIPLPEVQLEESLQCNSVNSSIFSDDCSQPCQVEHIDHPYYSGKNDVAPSVTHMSTFSETPDGVEKTADRLTDITFKSFTCTGGEIEVSDGTELADETIPLLMCQFANSSVSDSDSINLSTSAVDYNLQYNTDHLDHPYCHIENSISSQSGKLPVIQEPLPCCLDELNEAEQTSLLEAGGQTGREGDGICTGVEVGHSDAIKLSEKTSPLPKDQTVICQSLCNNSTSTRILQGDIPDHCEQSSCHLERDEVLLVTDPPGFSAPLLASTAIKAMKDVSLNCQVQETSTSKDSLLPEDLCLPSVCQGAESSDCRQLRAFEGNALPVAEQVHPQCDFNVPSRNDALESNEAKHSAVDSTGNAPVVSSSAEKPPTDNPSDVLKELSEFPSVAKSMQLKILSPFVRGNSLARVQAYRALDQFLAEDSALEDEKSLLAPANPDPTGLWPGVLESPMPCPLFNSTTLGTRDCDRPQPALVTEKAEDLDVKPCTMPLSEVEKAVLDRPLIPEGPLQQQLRQMAEFLIFASGRMDTAAVSVPAPPPPTHTVKSGDPLRTESHSVCVGTSPVKLVDHSLNTSGQFERKREFSVADNCTITDPLLWNVPPGSLECLPRPELEQRLRSSMIMVEALVQQLAAARTHGGPTAGPAPSDMREKLVQTDHTELNQTTMYRDLYMTALGRIRELEEDESSLQNLIQCMQDTRITMAALSCETDVALSSLKQIGDLVKEDHQSLATQYGHMKSLYERSKETQTRMMQKVKDTLQHREDMRHQMQEAFTAKEAAFSVMEQVRTHCAMQISELEESVGSHQELMAALTKAYPEQAALNKAYVETLNTVSDLLTKAMTDQTSLTEELHTVWGLLQRTAPVLLKLNEKAAAALTERDQHASARDHAVEEREQIKEDLNEANLSLQDAREQISDLNLQVTIMTSEMGVLRQKLSEGEEERAQLERKVTELSATVSSTLASYTFLEQALGAETTKLQQSWKDVQQAKDKADELEVSLDQSQQRVCELSEALAHREEQLNQLQALSHTQSTEIKQLQDVCTQLNGVQEMNEFLQMENELAREQVAESEKMLRANLQGLRERNIQCEDLKAALGQLQLENKALQVELESTSSRASATQLELGEKLAQAVTDVTLLHHTLRGLTNELHATLSDKKTDPAREKELQSVSSECHHPSSSFVDSIMVALTAERGEDMKTETPAGEDTPEPQCEGLFSEMSAFTRIAAITPKNDLKEVESEPQKQQNNVTELLADLGKTVSELVSTLKLVQQHKDAQLEVLHNTISGLQEEQQAAVSRHKAEVWELKDQLSRLNNQVQRGNVALQQKAQDEKAVTKLLTEVNDARELLNKHKTENNELFKEVSELRRALQQSQVEAQVLREELRKAGSQSATPAHFMDEKICLLKEVERLKGSLQEVEQARAKLLERAKRHQMIHQTNQQKMENELRILDNMIDTVRKTLLSVPEVVKNCEQLRHLVEYIG from the exons ATGTCTTCAAGGAAGTCAAGTTCAAACGGGGATAGCTTG CCTCCCATCACATGTGGAGAGCGCACCCCTCTGAGAAGTCTGCAGAATGATATCCTGCATCTCTCAACTCCCTCCTCCAGGCTCAAATCAAGATCACTGCCTGATGTTGACGCCATGAAAATGACAAAG AGAGATGTTCATTTCTGTGGCCCAGACCCAAACCCTCAGTGCCCTCCATCAGTCAATGTGACAGAAGCCAGTCCTCCCAAATTTCTAGACAAAATGTCTACCATTGATGCAGCTGCTACTGAGGCAACTTTTGGATTTGGagacataacatttaaatccattGTCTGTGCCGGTGGGGAAGTTGAAATATCAGGCTCTTCGATGTTGGCAGAACATAGTATTGTTTTATGCCAGGATCAGACTACAAAGAACACTTATGAAACAGAAGATAGTGTCATCTCTGACAGCATGATTGTCCAGTCATGTGATGCTCACATCGAACATCCATATTATAATCCTGAAAGAGGTGCTTCCTCGGTTAACATCGATTCAGCATGTCTTAGTGAGATGTCAAACACGACACTGGCTTTGTGGAACTTACATGATACACATAATGTACAAGTTTCCACAGTTACTCAAAATGACTTGTTTGGAGCAAAAGATGTCACATTTAAATCCTTCAACTGTGATGGAGGTGAGGTGGAAGTGTCAGATACCACCAGACTACCAGAGGAGACTATTCCTCTGCCTGAGGTGCAACTTGAAGAGTCTTTACAATGCAACAGTGTGAATTCAAGCATTTTCTCTGATGACTGTAGCCAACCATGTCAAGTGGAACATATAGATCACCCTTACTATAGCGGTAAAAATGATGTGGCTCCCTCTGTCACCCACATGAGCACCTTCTCTGAGACTCCAGATGGTGTTGAAAAAACTGCTGATCGACTGACTGATATAACTTTCAAATCATTTACCTGCACTGGGGGTGAGATTGAAGTTTCAGATGGCACCGAACTTGCAGATGAGACTATTCCTCTGCTGATGTGCCAATTTGCAAACAGCAGTGTGTCAGACAGTGACAGTATAAACTTGAGCACTTCAGCTGTTGACTATAACCTGCAATACAACACTGACCATTTAGATCACCCCTACTGTCATATTGAAAACAGCATATCATCTCAAAGTGGCAAACTGCCTGTCATCCAGGAGCCATTACCCTGCTGCCTTGATGAGCTGAACGAGGCAGAACAAACTAGTCTGTTGGAAGCTGGTGGCCAGActggcagagagggagatggcATTTGTACAGGAGTTGAGGTCGGACATTCAGATGCCATCAAACTGTCAGAGAAGACTTCTCCTTTGCCAAAGGACCAAACTGTGATCTGCCAATCCCTGTGCAACAACAGTACATCCACTAGAATCCTACAGGGTGACATCCCAGATCACTGTGAACAATCCAGCTGCCATTTGGAAAGAGATGAAGTTTTGTTAGTCACTGACCCACCAGGTTTCAGTGCACCCCTGCTGGCTAGTACAGCTATTAAGGCAATGAAAGATGTCAGTTTAAACTGTCAAGTCCAGGAAACCTCAACCTCAAAGGATTCATTACTTCCTGAAGACCTCTGTCTGCCTTCAGTGTGTCAGGGAGCCGAGTCTTCTGACTGCAGGCAGCTTAGAGCTTTTGAAGGGAATGCCCTGCCTGTAGCAGAGCAGGTACATCCACAGTGTGACTTTAATGTGCCATCCAGGAATGACGCCCTAGAGTCCAATGAGGCAAAACATAGCGCAGTAGACTCAACTGGAAATGCACCAGTTGTTTCCAGCTCTGCAGAAAAGCCACCTACAGATAATCCCTCTGATGTTCTGAAAGAGCTTTCAGAATTTCCTTCAGTAGCAAAGTCTATGCAGCTTAAAATCCTCAGTCCATTTGTTAGAGGAAATTCTCTGGCCAGAGTGCAGGCTTATAGGGCATTGGATCAGTTTTTGGCTGAAGATTCTGCTCTGGAAGATGAAAAGAGCTTGCTGGCCCCTGCTAACCCGGACCCCACAGGGCTATGGCCTGGTGTCTTGGAAAGTCCCATGCCATGTCCACTGTTCAACTCTACAACACTGGGTACAAGAGACTGTGACAGGCCCCAGCCAGCCCTAGTCACAGAGAAAGCTGAGGATCTGGATGTGAAGCCCTGCACGATGCCTCTTTCTGAAGTGGAGAAAGCAGTTTTGGATAGGCCTTTGATTCCTGAGGGtcccctgcagcagcagctccgaCAAATGGCAGAGTTCCTCATTTTTGCATCAGGAAGGATGGATACTGCTGCCGTTTCTGTTCCTGCTCCACCACCGCCTACCCACACAGTCAAATCTGGGGATCCTCTTCGAACAGaatctcacagtgtgtgtgtgggtacctCTCCTGTGAAGCTGGTGGACCATAGTCTCAATACATCCGGCCAGtttgagaggaagagggagttCTCTGTGGCAGACAACTGTACCATCACCGACCCACTCCTATGGAA TGTACCCCCAGGCAGCCTGGAGTGCCTTCCCCGACCAGAGCTGGAGCAGAGGCTGAGATCCAGCATGATCATGGTGGAGGCTCTGGTGCAGCAGTTGGCTGCAGCCAGGACACATGGGGGACCCACTGCTGGCCCCGCGCCCTCAGACATGAGGGAAAAGCTTGTGCAGACAGACCACACCGAACTTAACCAG ACCACAATGTACCGGGACCTGTATATGACAGCTTTGGGCAGAATTCGTGAATTAGAGGAGGATGAAAGTTCTCTACAGAACCTCATTCAGTGTATGCAGGACACACGGATCACCATG GCTGCTTTGAGTTGTGAGACGGATGTAGCTCTCTCCAGCTTGAAGCAGATAGGGGACCTTGTCAAAGAGGACCACCAAAGTCTTGCTACTCAG TACGGTCACATGAAGTCCCTTTATGAGAGGTCAAAGGAAACACAGACAAGAATGATGCAAAAGGTCAAAGACACTCTTCAGCACAGAGAAGACATGAGGCACCAAATGCAAGAGGCCTTCACAGCCAAGGAAGCA GCCTTCAGTGTGATGGAGCAGGTGAGGACACACTGTGCCATGCAAATctcagagctggaggagagtgTGGGGTCTCACCAAGAACTCATGGCTGCCCTAACCAAGGCATACCCAGAACAG GCTGCATTAAACAAAGCCTATGTGGAAACACTCAACACAGTTTCTGATCTTTTGACCAAGGCCATGACTGATCAAACCAGTTTGACAGAAGAG CTCCACACAGTGTGGGGTCTTCTCCAGAGGACTGCTCCCGTGCTTCTGAAGCTGAATGAGaaggcagctgctgctctgacagAGCGGGACCAACATGCCTCTGCAAGAGACCACGCTgtagaggagagggagcag ATCAAAGAGGACCTGAATGAAGCTAACTTGAGTCTCCAAGATGCCAGAGAACAGATAAGCGACTTGAATCTACAGGTGACCATCATGACTTCAg AGATGGGTGTACTGCGTCAGAAGTtgagtgaaggagaggaagagcgggctcagctggagaggaaggTGACAGAACTGTCTGCCACAGTCTCCTCCACCCTGGCCTCCTACACCTTCCTGGAGCAGGCCCTCGGTGCAGAGACCACAAA GTTGCAGCAGTCATGGAAAGATGTCCAGCAAGCTAAAGACAAGGCAGACGA GCTGGAGGTGTCACTGGACCAGTCGCAGCAGCGTGTATGTGAGCTCAGCGAGGCTCTGGCCCACAGGGAAGAGCAGCTCAACCAGCTGCaggccctctctcacacacagagcaccGAGATCAAGCAGCTCCAGGATGTTTGCACACAGCTCAACGGTGTGCAGGAAATGAACGAG TTCTTGCAGATGGAGAATGAGCTTGCAAGGGAGCAGGTGGCCGAAAGCGAGAAAATGCTCAGGGCCAACCTGCAGGGGCTCAGGGAGAGGAACATCCAGTGTGAGGACCTAAAAGCAGCCCTCGGTCAACTTCA GCTGGAGAACAAAGCGTTGCAGGTAGAGCTGGAGTCAACAAGTTCCAGAGCCAGTGCCACCCAGCTGGAACTTGGAGAGAAGCTGGCTCAGGCAGTCACTGACGTCACCTTGCTGCACCACACACTGCGAGGACTAACCAATGAGCTCCATGCAACACTCAGTGACAAG AAAACAGATCCGGCCAGGGAAAAAGAGTTGCAGTCAGTCAGCTCTGAATGTCACCATCCATCCAGCTCCTTTGTAGACAGCATTATGGTTGCATTAACTGCtgagagaggggaagacatGAAAACAGAGACACCTGCTGGAGAAG ACACGCCTGAGCCCCAGTGTGAAGGTTTGTTCAGTGAGATGAGTGCCTTCACCCGTATTGCAGCCATCACCCCTAAAAACGACTTGAAGGAAGTTGAGTCTGAGCCACAAAAGCAGCAGAACAATGTGACGGAGCTGCTTGCTGACCTAGGCAAAACCGTATCTGAGCTTGTCTCGACCCTCAAATTGGTGCAACAACACAAGGATGCTCAGCTTGAAGTGCTACACAACACCAT TTCCGgtctgcaggaggagcagcaggctgCAGTTAGCAGACACAAGGCTGAGGTGTGGGAGCTTAAGGATCAGCTCAGTCGTCTGAACAACCAGGTACAGAGGGGCAACGTGGCACTGCAGCAGAAAGCTCAG GACGAGAAAGCAGTGACAAAATTGCTCACAGAAGTAAATGATGCCCGGGAGCTGCTAAATA